The DNA region GCAGCAGCTGCAGCCGTGGCCGCagcgggaggaggggggggtatCACCGGGTCCAGCGGGGGTGTGGGTGCCACCTTGGGGTTCAGCCCACCGGATTTCCCCGGGCAGCCACCGGCTCTTCTATCCGCGTCCCTGAACGCACCGGTGGGGCAGCTGTCCCCCGGATCCCCGCAGAGGAGGAACCCGTATGAGTGGATCAGACGCACCTCTGCGCCCCCCACCAACCCAAGTAAGACCCGGGGGACACTTGTTGGGCTGGGAAAGTTTATTTGAAGGaatttaacatcattttatCTGCTTTAAAACCTGCAGAACATCAAATTATACCTGCATTATATCTCCTCTAGAGCCTGCGGGGCCTAATTGGggccttttattttgaaagcgtAATAATTAActaataaaaaactattttaaaacatcTATAACATCCGgacaacacatttataataactCTATAATATGTATTTCCTTTATTGACATCATTAAACATCCCAGCAGCCTAATATAAACTAATTTATCATATTATAAATGCgggtttttaattaaattgagttgtttttttaaattaatttagtttttaggtttttttacatttctttcgTGCACATTTCCGCGtatttctctcccagcagcaaacacacagctgacagactgttcatcattttaatataaagcaGATATGAGCACGCGGTGATACTCAAATGTTTTATCAGCTGCTGCATGAGGAGACGCGTTCAGGTTCATTCATTATGTCAAAACCTGTAGcgtcataataataatgttatttttcagtctATTATTATAAACTTTGTCTTAATAAATGAGTTTATTAATAGGGAAACCCTTTCAGATAACATGAAATTAATTtatggcttaaaaaaaaagatttatggCTTTTCTTTAGTGCAGGTGACAATTATGGTTTAAATTAAGCctcttaaaaatgaattaagctGCAATGTAGCGACGTTTACAGCCTGTGTATGTCCAATTTACATGTCATATACCAGACTAGTAATAATAGgctggtaataataataatgatggtgataataataataggttaataataataataataataataatacatttcgCTTTAACAGCTTTGACCTAATTTCCAGATTCACTTCATTAATTCAGCTGTTCGCTTATTTCCTGAGTgatgtttaatttaaagtcatttttctgAGAGTTTAATAAGTTTTAAAGTTATTAATCCTTcatataaagttgttttttggtGCGTTTTTATTGTGATGtcatgttaaataaatacaattaacttGAATATATAACCTATATATGACCTATAAATGAGAGAAATCGATCATCCTCATATTCAAAATTCATAAATcgataaatgaaaatgaagcgTCACGTGCGGGTTGTCACGCGGCTGTGGGTCTGAGGGTTGGTTCCCGTCGTGGCGGCTCCGGTCCCGTCCTGCCGCGGATCAAACGGACTCTTCTCATgttaatgtgtgaatgtgtctgcaggCGGCTCAGCGAGGCTTTGTCCTGCTGCTTGTCTCTGGGCGGAGAAGACAAAAGCTTACAAGACTGTTCCcactttgaagtgtgtgtgtgtgtgtgtgtgtgtgtgtgtgtgtgtgtgtgtgtgtgaagggtgAGGGTCAAGCTTCACCTGGATTTGACCCACAAGGTGCAACACcatcattttcacattaaaactatttcaaagtaaaagtactgcagtactatagtgatgtagtatgcagtattacagtaaaagtactgcagtattatagtgatgtagtatgtagtattacagtaaaagtactgcagtattatagtgatgtagtatgtagtattacagtaaaagtactgcagtattaaagtgatgtagtatgcagtattacagtaaaagtactgcagtattatagtgatgtagtatgtagtattacagtaaaagtactgcagtattatagtgatgtagtatgcagtattacagtaaaagtactgcagtattatagttgtgtagtatgcagtattacagtaaaagtactgcagtattatagtgatgtagtatgcagtattacagtaaaagtactgcagtattatagtgatgtagtatgcagtattacagtaaaagtactgcagtattatagtgatgtagtatgcagtattacagtaaaagtactgcagtattatgagtgatgtagtatgtagtattacagtaaaagtactgcagtattatagtgatgtagtatgcagtattacagtaaaagtactgcagtattatagtgatgtagtatgcagtattacagtaaaagtactgcagtattatagtgatgtagtatgtagtattacagtaaaagtactgcagtattatagtgatgtagtatgcagtattacagtaaaagtactgcagtattatagtgatgtagtatgcagtattacagtaaaagtactgcagtatgtagtatattattatagatgacatcattagatagagcagcatgtttataattaattaagtaATAATACCTTTAACTAATAAATCATAACTCCTGCTCAGGTTTGGTACGATGGTTTAGGGCTGCAtgcagctaatgattatttctCTGGTCAATAAGCTTCTAAACTTAATagttaataaaacagaaattatgaattattttaactaaATATGTTGATAATTTATCACAAACTGGTAACAGAGTTGAGTCAGGATACagtttttaaaccattttaaatatttgaacagCAGCTCATCATCACACCTGTCgtctgtttgactgtttataataataataataataaagcataaagtacAAATTGTctaaccaaccctaaccctccattaAAGTAGTGATTATTATACTTGTAGAGGATGTACTGAAGCATTAATGGGATCATTTTAGGTAATTAGATGTTtctgatataaaacatttaaaaaactaaatattcttCATTATATCTAATTATTCCTCAGCTTTAGTAAGTATATAATTATTACAGCATTAGTATATATATCATGTGTATAAGTGTATCAGAGCTGTGAGCTGATGTATAATCAGAGTAAACGTGCAGACAGACTGAAGAGCTTTGTGATTTACGTTCCTTCATTAAAACCAAACTCTCCTTTTATTTAAAGCAAATGAAGCAGAAACTCAACATTTCAGACAGATGTTCCTCTGATCCGTTCCTCCGTTCCTCCGTTAACCCGTTATTAACCCGTTAACCCTTTAACCCGTTAACCCGTTAACACAACGTAGAACACACACCAGAAACTAAATGTTTGAGCAGACGgaggctgagtgtgtgtttagtgttaatACTGAATCACAGCGTGTTAAAGAGGACTGAAGAccttttaatgtgtgtgtgtgtgtgtgtgtgtgtgtgtgtgtgtgtgtgtgtgtgtgtgtgtctgtgtgtgtgtgtgtgtgtctgtgtgtgtgtctgtgtgtgtgtgtgtgtgtgtctgtgtgtgtgtgtgtctgtgtgtgtgtgagtgtgtgtgtgtgtgtgtgtctgtgtgtgtgtgtgtgtctgtgtgtgtctgtgtgtgtgtgtgagtgtgtgtgtgtgtgtgtgtgtgtgtgtgtgtgtgtgtgtgagtgtgtgagtgtgtgagtgtgtgtgtgtgtgtgtgagagtgtgtgtgtgtgtgtgtgtgtgtgtgtgtgtgtgagtgtgtgtgtatgtgtgagtgtgagtgtctgtgtgtgtgtgtgtgtgtgtgtgtgtgagtgtgtgtgtgtgtttgtgtgtaatttacCGTATACTAAAAAAGTTTCTtttaatacataattaaaagaagcataaaaacagatggatggaaaCTCACTCActgctttattcatttatttatttatttcacacatgttttatgtctttttctgtcatggtcacattttctttattattagtTAAATTACAACAAATGTACCGTAGTGAGTCCAAAATCAATTAAAGCCAAATAACTGATAAGTTGATTAacagaacatttattttaaagtttgtctttttcttattgataatgaagtattttatgttttcatgaTTCAATAGATTTGATTCAGTTTTAGACTTTTATGTTCTTTCACAgataaaatgattcattaaccctcgtgttgtccttgagtcaaggaaagaaggaagggaggaaggaaggacggaaggtgggagggagggaggaaagaaggagggagggaggaaggaaggaaggaaggaaggaaggaaggaaggaaggaaggaacagtaaaatcagatggggtcaatttgacccgcgaggacgacaggaaggttaataaatcaatcagcagatcaataaataatcaaactaATATTTAATATCAACGTTCTTCTTTAGGACTGAAACCAATCAGAGCTTCGTAGGTTTGATTACGTTTCTTCATATCAGAAGGAAATATTGCAAATGTCTATAATTTGAGATTTGACGTATTCCAGAGTTTCCACCAGTaaactgactgattgattgattgattgattgttagTGAGCAGCTGCAGCCTCACCGTTACTCTCTAGACTTCATACTCTCTACTAGGGCTCTACTAGTAACACACGTGGAGCTCTACCAGTAACACATGTGGAGCTCTACCAGTAACACATGTGGAGCTCCACCAGTAACATGTGGAGCTCTACCAGTAACACACGTGGAGCTCTACCAGTAACATGTGGAGCTCTACCGGTAACACATGTGGAGCTCTACCAGTAACACATGTGGAGCTCCACCAGTAACATGTGGAGCTCTACCAGTAACACACGTGGAGCTCTACCAGTAACATGTGGAGCTCTACCGGTAACACATGTGGAGCTCTACCAGTAACACATGTGGAGCTCTACCAGTAACACACGTGGAGCTCTACCAGTAACACACGTGGAGCTCTACCAGTAACACATGTGGAGCTCCACCAGTAACACATGTGGAGCTCCACCAGTAACACATGTGGAGCTCCACCAGTAACACATGTGGAGCTCCACCAGTAACACATGTGGAGCTCTACCAGTAACACATGGAGCTCTACCGGTAACACACGTGGAGCTCTACCAGTAACACATGGAGCTCCACCAGTAACACATGTGGAGCTCCACCAGTAACACATGTGGAGCTCTACCAGTAACACATGGAGCTCCACCAGTAACACACGGGAGCTCTACCAGTAACACATGTGGAGCTCCACCAGTAACACATGTGGAGCTCCACCAGTAACACATGGAGCTCTACCGGTAACACACGTGGAGCTCTACCAGTAACACATGGAGCTCCACCAGTAACACATGTGGAGCTCCACCAGTAACACATGGAGCTCTACCGGTAACACACGTGGAGCTCTACCAGTAACACATGTGGAGCTCCACCAGTAACACATGTGGAGCTCTACCAGTAACACATGGAGCTCTACCGGTAACACACGTGGAGCTCTACCAGTAACACATGGAGCTCCACCAGTAACACATGTGGAGCTCCACCAGTAACACATGTGGAGCTCTACCAGTAACACATGGAGCTCCACCAGTAACACACGGGAGCTCTACCAGTAACACATGTGGAGCTCCACCAGTAACACATGTGGAGCTCCACCAGTAACACATGTGGAGCTCTAGGTACCAGTAACACATGTGGAGCTCTACCGGTAACACATGTGGAGCTCTAGGTACCAGTAACACATGTGGAGCTCCACCAGTAACACATGTGGAGCTCTAGGTACCAGTAACACATGTGGAGCTCTACCAGTAACACATGTGGATCTCTAGGTACCAGTAACATGTGGAGCTCTACCGGTAACACATGTGGAGCTCTACCGGTAACACATGTGGAGCTCTAGGTACCAGTAACACATGTGGAGCTCTACCAGTAACACACGTGGAGCTCTACCAGTAACACATGTGGATCTCTAGGTACCAGTAACACACGTGGAGCTCTACCAGTAACACATGTGGAGCTCTACTAGTAACACATGTGGAGCTCTAGGTACCAGTAACACATGTGGAGCTCTACCAGTAACACATGTGGAGCTCTACCAGTAACACATGTGGAGCTCCACCAGTAACACATGTGGAGCTCTAGGTACCAGTAACACATGTGGAGCTCTATCAGTAACACATGTGGAGCTCTAGGTACCAGTAACACATGTGGAGCTCTACCACTAACACATGTGGAGCTCTAGGTACCAGTAACACATGTGGAGCTCTACCAGTAACACATGTGGAGCTCTAGGTACCAGTAACACATGTGGAGCTCCACCAGTAACACATGTGGAGCTCTACCAGTAACACATGTGGAGCTCTAGGTACCAGTAACACATGTGGAGCTCTATCAGTAACACATGTGGAGCTCTACCAGTAACACATGTGGAGCTCTATCAGTAACACATGTGGAGCTCTACCAGTAACACATGTGGAGCTCTAGGTACCAGTAACACATGTGGAGCTCTACCAGTAACACATGTGGAGCTCTACCAGTAACACAGGAACGCTGACTCAGCAGATATCAGTTAAATATGCAAATCCAGCCGAGGCAGCTCTTCTATTTGACTACAGGAGCTCACACAGCTCCGTCAGTCTGTCTAAGAACAGGACGGGCCGTAGTTTATATGAGTAGTTTATAAcacataatataaaacattacgACGCCTCACGCTTCACTCACACTTTTACATAATAACAGTCGGTGTGATTTTGTGGATTTCTACGTGAAGCTGAAGCCACGAAATGATCTGATTCAATGATTCATGACTAAAATAATCATATTAGATCCTCGTCAGTCAAAGACAATGTTTAACCAGTTACTAACTAATAAATTAACCATGAACTAtggtatactacatactacatactacatacttctatactacatacttctatactacatacttctatactacatacttctatactacatacttctatacttcatacttctatactacatacttctatactacacactaaaggaccagatagtaagcagaccgtttacactgtagtaaactacacgattacccacaatgcatttggttcctacccgagctgaaatcatcaggctgaagctgatttcattttagctctaactctgtaaataaaccactttatccacatttctaacctttttaggaagaaagtaaagtatccctttagatccacaatgtgacgctaatctgtacaaataacacctgtttacagtcacttcctgtcattttcacaataaaacacctgtttaaagttttgttcctgagaattcagagccgctcaagttagccgtagcgagtaacgcacttcctgtcattttcacaaaataaaacacctgttgccttttattattaagaacaccataacgatagaattggtgcttttattttgaaaacaggaagtaaacatattttttcagaagttgcgttgcatcttgggtaatgtgagtgtgagtagtagcgttgcatcttgggtaatgtgagtgtgagtagtcagctcttgatgcatactctgcatttctggagaatctagtaaaccatccaggaacttctcacatactctaaatcactacgcagttaaacacacattacatacttcaaatgacgtcagagtaagtacgagtagtaggaaaggatgctGACATAACCtcgatgacatcacagtgacatcatcagggtgaCAGAGGACACTGTTAGAAGTCTtttcactgttgttgtttttttgttctgacCTTTTGAAGTTTGTCTATTTACAGACGGAAAGACGCGGACTAAAGACAAGTACCGGGTGGTCTACACTGACCACCAGCGTCTGGAGCTGGAGAAAGAGTTTCACTACAGCAAATACATCACCATCAGGAGGAAGGCGGAGCTCGCTACGGCGCTCTGCCTATCAGAGAGACAGGTactccaacacaaacacacagctgacacATTATTACCAAAGTAAAATGCTTTTTATTGATTGTGAAATTACTGAAATGACTTTACTGCACTTTTATTGgttcttctatgaatcagaaaTTACAGGTTTGAGATTTAATGTAAAGACATAAAACTGAATgtgattattattgtatttatctTTTGATAGTGGTTTTGCATTCAGTTGTTCATCAAGACTTACTCTCAGCGTCGGCACCATTTAACTTCAATCTCTGCTGCCATCTGTTTGAGTTTATATGACCAACATCAAAGGATAATTAAAGGATTAGTCTgacaatatatttttcattttattattgtctgATGAAGAGACTCAAACCAACGATGTGTCAGTCCGTCTCTCAGTACTGTCTGACTTTTTTACTCCGTCTGTGACTCTCAGCTCTAAGCCCATTGGTTCCTACTGATGATTTACATCTTTAAAATagactttttttgtatttattgaggACTATTTTCTTATTTGGTATTCTATTGAtcatttctggcagcaggatgatgtatctgtaaaatatcaacattaacattgtcattgttaacatgctgacattagcatttagcctCACATGGCTCTAGACTCTTTCCTGTTTTTACATTGAATCTCAGCTCCAGCTTCTCCAATAAGACTTTCATTGACAAGCAGTGATCTTTAAACCATAGTAAACAGGTTTAAACATGTAAAGCTGCACTGATTAATAGAATAGTTTCCAACTATTCAATTATAGTCAACTATTGGGCcaatttttaaagaataaatgtcCAAATTATCTCGTTTGAGATTCTGAAATGTCAATATTTCTGGTTTCTCCAactgtggactgttggttgggacaAAACTAGACATTTGAGAACATCACCTCCAGGGCTGGGTATCAATACTCAATACCTTTTTAATATATCAACCGAAATcaattgataccaagtagtatggaaacgattcctgcaatcgatcctttttgcacccagagctagaaaatatgactatttgtacggactcacagccaatcaatgcaagcgttcTTCTCTTTAATgcatcatgtgattggtccactgccacagcagctacgacccatctgtggtggtgaagtcgcaatttaatgcttctattcacatgatgggtatctaATGAAGTCAGtaggtatcagtatcactttaagggtacttggactggtatcatcattttcTAACCGAACTAATCAATAATCAAGACAAATTGTTAGCTGCAccgtgaaaaacaaaaatactaatGTCTTCAGCTTACTGTAAAAACCTGATGATGTTAGACTTCATAATGATCCTGAATCCTGCTCTGATTCAGGTGAAGATCTGGTTCCAGAACCGCCGGGCCAAGGAGCGCAAGATCAACAAGAAGAAGCTCCAGCAGCCGGCCTCGTCCACGACCACGGCCACGCCTCCCAACGGCACCAACGGCAGCGGCGGCGGAGGAGGAGCCGGCCTCCACGGAAGCGGCggtggcggcagcagcagcatcgcCATGGtaacgagcagcagcagcagtagcaacGGGCTGgtgtctccttcctctctgcctttaAACATCAAAGAGGAATACTGAGGACAGAGGACGGCGTTTCATTGGATGCCGGCGATGTCGGGGGAACTGGACTAAAAAATTCTTCCCCCACAAACCGAAACTTTTGCATCCGGCCTCCGGCTCAAAGAAAGGCAGCAACAGTACTTCTTCTCCCATCAGACTTTTATTGCAGATAAacccattttttaatttgatgtctGTTTGCTGTCTTCAGGTAAAATCAGGACACAGAGGGAAGTTCAGCATTTTATTAGCAAACAGACAACAGAGCAAACTGCAAGACTTCCCCAAACTCATGTTGGTGTGAGTGGACTGCAACTAGGCtgtacaaacaaaaagaaaatattttatcctGAATGTTTTATCCACCAGATCCATCCACCACCAAGCTCCAAACAAAAAGAACATAAGAACTTCTAGTTGAGATGCTGAAATTTGGGGAAATGTGTTTAAGATGATGCACAAGACacagaatatttccatttgatggaATAATGCCGCCATAAAAAAAGGGAGTTTGAATATTTCACTCAGTTTAAACATCACACAAGAAGATactgaatgtacagtatatgatacTGTCAGACAATgtgggatttttattttttattttttactctaAAGCATCTTAAAAAGGGGAAATCCATTTTCCAGATAATTTTTTAAAGCTTGattataatatgtttttaaagtccAGCTGAAATCACATTGTTTGTCTACTACAGCAACACATCTCTCTGTAATCACTCAGGAAAGAATCAAAcacaaaagaaatacatttatatttagttatCTGTCTACAGAGCTGGAGACTTaatttaaaagcagcaaatcagaTCTTTAAATAAAGCCATGACGTGTCGTTCTGTCATCGTCACAgcagacggtcacactgagcctgactgcatcctgatactcaCACAGCCTCAGACTCTGAACAATAACTCACATTAGCTTCACTCCTAAACTCTCCTCATCTAACTCACAAACATGAACTCATATCTTGTTCCGCAGCTTGTTGAACGAGCCACCAAACACACTTTCATGGTATAACGTCAGTAATGAGCTCATCAGTTGctgcacataaaaaaaatcaagggTCATCAAGGGTCGAGGttcatttattgtcatttaaaaacatactttaacATAAAAAGAACTAAATTTGCACTCAGGTCCCAGCAGTGTAATAAAGTGATCATCTAAAAAAATCAAGAATAAAAATCTCCTATCTAAGATGAACTATATAAATGACTTaatacagcagcagcatttcaCTGAGGATCAGTTATTGAAGTTATTGGAGTTTATCAGGACTCTGGAAACAAGCACTAGATCCTGGTTTGGTTGTTACTCTTCTAAAAAGCATCACGCTGTCTGTCCATGACTCGTAGCTTCATCAGTTTGTTTAATTTAACTTCTTTCACACATGACGCACTGCTGGCCTGAAGTTATGATCCGGAGGAGTCGTACGTGAGAATGCAAATGTTTGAATCAGTTGGAGCGGCGGTCATTAAACAGACTTTACTCTGCCAGCTCTCTGGTACAAAGTCTGGGTAAAGACTCCAGGTGTCCAGGGGAGAATACAGCTACAGGTAATCAGCTGGTGTTGCTTTATTCTGGCGGGGTCTGAAACCTAACCCTGTGAGGCTAGATAGAAGACTTCCTGTGATGTCttgtaaaataaaagctgtttaatTTCTTGTAAATACCCTTAAAACACAGAATAAGAACCATAGCATACTTTTTGCATCTTGCCTCCTGCCACACCTCACCTAAACTAGCATATTCACCAGATGAGAGTCTCCTGCTGTGTGTTACATGCTGTAGAGAGATGGTTGATCTGTTATCGCAGTTGAAGGATGAACACCAGACGATAATACTCtcattttcagctgtggtttTATTGTGGTACAAGGCCTCAAGGCCAATATATGAAGTTACAATCTCTAACACAAAATTAGCTACAAGACTTGAACACGCACCTTCTCCCATTaaagcaggcatgtccaaactattccacaaagggccatgtggctgcaggttttagttccaaccaatcaagagcacaccatttgaccaatcagctgtctgaagactgagatcagctgattaaattaatcaagtctggtgtgctcctgcttggttggaatgaaaacctgcagccacatggccctttgtggaatagtttggacaccccTGCATTAAAGTAAACTCTGACTGAGTGTGACGTCACTATACAGACA from Scomber japonicus isolate fScoJap1 chromosome 13, fScoJap1.pri, whole genome shotgun sequence includes:
- the LOC128371067 gene encoding homeobox protein CDX-1-like, producing MYVGYLLDKDPAMYPHQNPVRGHPGLSLSQQNFPVPGPPQYPDFGYHHHHHDPHSAQQSGPGAGGWSPAYPPPPPPHPPPAARDEWSSHHYAAAAAVAAAGGGGGITGSSGGVGATLGFSPPDFPGQPPALLSASLNAPVGQLSPGSPQRRNPYEWIRRTSAPPTNPNGKTRTKDKYRVVYTDHQRLELEKEFHYSKYITIRRKAELATALCLSERQVKIWFQNRRAKERKINKKKLQQPASSTTTATPPNGTNGSGGGGGAGLHGSGGGGSSSIAMVTSSSSSSNGLVSPSSLPLNIKEEY